In Etheostoma cragini isolate CJK2018 unplaced genomic scaffold, CSU_Ecrag_1.0 ScbMSFa_1423, whole genome shotgun sequence, the sequence CTTGACAatccaaaaacaacacaaacactaacaGTACTTCCTTTGTTTGGCctgctacagtatgtgttcaACACACAGCAGGCCTGGGAAACAAAGGGCTTCCCATTCTTATAACTCATTGGGTGTACTTCTTGTGGACATATTGGTTCTGCTTTGTTGACTGACCGAAAAATGCTTTAACCCTGGAAAACGTTTCACCAGCATCTGTCTGAAATAGTTCTGGaacttttttccaacaaatGTGTAGAAGATTGGACTGATGCAAAAGTAAATGTAGGCAAAGACACGAGTGACTTCAAGAGCGTAAGCCATATTCTGCTTTTCCTGACAGGTACCGTCTTCATCATGCATTAGCAATACAATGTTGAATGGGGTCCAGCACATAAAAAACATCAGTACAATGAAAAATATTAACCTAACTGTCTGGAACTTGGTGACTATCCTGGATGACATGACAGTGATAGCAATCCTAACGTAGCAGTAGATAATAACAACCAGAGGAAAGATCAAGAAAAGGATAAGCTGAAGGTAAAAACCAGATGTTCTCAGCAGCTTTTGATTCATATAAGGTAATTCACCAGGATACTCCTGACAGTATGTTACGTTTCCCA encodes:
- the LOC117939909 gene encoding C-C chemokine receptor type 5-like, whose amino-acid sequence is SLACIRPMILHTTFTHMGNVTYCQEYPGELPYMNQKLLRTSGFYLQLILFLIFPLVVIIYCYVRIAITVMSSRIVTKFQTVRLIFFIVLMFFMCWTPFNIVLLMHDEDGTCQEKQNMAYALEVTRVFAYIYFCISPIFYTFVGKKFQNYFRQMLVKRFPGLKHFSVSQQSRTNMSTRSTPNEL